One genomic window of Scylla paramamosain isolate STU-SP2022 chromosome 20, ASM3559412v1, whole genome shotgun sequence includes the following:
- the LOC135110553 gene encoding uncharacterized protein LOC135110553, with protein MLRRVTEGLPSPPPMVAVAVVVMMVLQPAHATTTLLQRMTQDELVLSVLANQIAILKVMNESSSHCTCGVDALREQEMKALRAMNDTVMTKMRGLEERINSTVEAMAGQISVIQSMNGYVMTKMEEIENLMQETLHNNQEVSICIGHKELNGSTGILKAIVKGTAPYSCSWEVTLPEGTLPVFHWLHFSMLCSSCNCGSVTFWQEAFSLWEGVPLQEEDARPLSEYVPVAGPFCGMTTSTPPVSRMAVTSNKFRISFQTKKLLFYSEGGGFSLSYYAVPNA; from the exons ATGCTCCGCCGAGTTACTGAAGGACTTCCCTCGCCACCACCTATGgtagcagtggcggtggtggtgatgatggtccTCCAACCTGCCCACGCCACGACGACTCTCCTGCAGAGAATGACACAGGATGAGCTTGTGCTGTCTGTATTAGCAAACCAGATAGCCATACTGAAGGTTATGAACGAATCTTCTTCCCACTGTACCTGCG GAGTTGATGCGCTGCGGGAACAAGAGATGAAAGCGTTGCGAGCCATGAATGACACGGTGATGACTAAGATGCGTGGACTTGAAGAGAGGATAAACAGCACTGTGGAAGCCATGGCTGGGCAGATAAGTGTGATACAGTCCATGAATGGGTATGTGATGACCAAGATGGAGGAGATAGAAAACCTAATGCAAGAGACCCTCCACAACAATCAAGAAGTGTCGATATGCATTGGCCACAAAG AGCTGAATGGGAGTACCGGAATACTAAAAGCCATTGTGAAGGGAACTGCACCTTACAGTTGTTCCTGGGAGGTGACGCTGCCAGAGGGAACACTTCCTGTATTCCATTGGCTTCACTTTTCTATGTTGTGTTCATCATGCAACTGTGGTTCTGTGACTTTTTGGCAAGAGGCTTTTTCTTTGTGGGAAGGCGTCCCTTTGCAGGAAGAGGATGCCCGTCCGTTGTCAGAGTATGTCCCGGT TGCTGGGCCTTTCTGTGGAATGACTACGTCTACACCGCCTGTAAGCAGGATGGCAGTCACCAGCAACAAGTTTCGAATCTCGTTCCAAACCAAGAAGCTTTTGTTTTATTCAGAAGGCGGAGGATTTTCCCTCTCCTATTACGCTGTGCCCAATGCTTAA